One genomic segment of bacterium includes these proteins:
- a CDS encoding peptidyl-prolyl cis-trans isomerase → MRQTIATTLSVFAALMTLACGRGAPAANVAAELGGQAVPYVEFEAYLAANAIVDAPSLGSEVLSSLFDQFLEELLLTRLAADEGIEARRPSAAVARLVSGSSGAIDRGEVEAFYRANPDRFRRPESVRLRQILVEDRATAERAARELAEGVPFEDVARRLSQGPRAEVGGDQGVLSREDLPPEIANQIFGLSPDEISEIIAADYGFHVFQISERYPETQTPLDQAVPYIIEELKEQKRGQAVRDLLERAVRRYNVRLYARNLPFQYQGKYG, encoded by the coding sequence TTGAGGCAGACAATCGCCACCACCCTGTCTGTGTTTGCCGCGCTCATGACTCTGGCCTGCGGCCGGGGCGCGCCGGCGGCCAACGTTGCCGCGGAGCTCGGTGGGCAGGCCGTGCCCTATGTCGAGTTCGAGGCGTACTTGGCGGCAAACGCGATTGTAGATGCGCCTTCGCTCGGCAGCGAGGTTCTGTCGAGCCTGTTCGATCAGTTCCTCGAGGAGCTGCTTCTGACCCGGCTGGCGGCCGACGAGGGGATCGAAGCGAGGCGACCCAGCGCGGCAGTCGCTCGGCTGGTTTCCGGCTCTAGCGGTGCCATTGACCGCGGCGAAGTGGAGGCCTTCTACCGAGCGAACCCGGATCGGTTCCGCCGGCCCGAGAGTGTGCGACTGCGTCAAATCCTGGTCGAGGATCGAGCCACGGCGGAGCGGGCGGCGCGAGAGCTGGCCGAAGGGGTGCCTTTCGAAGACGTAGCGCGTAGACTCTCCCAGGGACCGCGAGCCGAGGTGGGGGGTGATCAAGGCGTTTTGAGTCGTGAGGACCTGCCACCCGAGATCGCCAATCAGATCTTCGGCCTGTCTCCGGACGAGATCAGCGAGATCATCGCGGCGGATTACGGCTTTCATGTTTTTCAGATTTCGGAGCGCTACCCGGAGACTCAGACGCCGCTCGATCAAGCGGTTCCGTACATCATCGAGGAGTTGAAGGAGCAAAAGCGGGGTCAAGCCGTGCGCGATCTCCTCGAACGAGCGGTCAGGCGCTACAATGTGCGTCTCTACGCGCGGAACCTTCCGTTCCAGTACCAGGGGAAATATGGCTAG
- a CDS encoding division/cell wall cluster transcriptional repressor MraZ produces MFRGSAPAKIDDKGRLKVPTNFRRVLEERYGRELFLTSVVGDSVHLYPLGVWEEFEQRLAGLPSTDRTKRRYLERVAYFGQQSQLDSQGRVVVPQLLRESADMTGEVVVAGRLDHLEVWNHERLLARFREQPFTDEDFGYLSERGI; encoded by the coding sequence ATGTTTCGGGGAAGTGCGCCAGCAAAAATCGACGATAAGGGACGGCTAAAGGTCCCGACGAACTTCCGTCGAGTCCTGGAAGAACGCTACGGCCGCGAACTGTTTCTGACATCGGTCGTCGGTGATTCGGTGCACCTCTACCCGCTGGGCGTTTGGGAAGAGTTCGAGCAACGCCTGGCCGGTCTGCCTTCGACCGATCGGACCAAGAGACGCTATCTGGAGCGAGTTGCCTACTTCGGCCAACAGTCGCAGCTCGACTCCCAGGGCCGAGTCGTCGTGCCTCAGCTTCTCCGCGAGAGCGCGGACATGACCGGTGAGGTGGTCGTGGCCGGTCGGTTGGACCACCTCGAGGTCTGGAACCACGAGCGACTGCTTGCGCGATTCCGCGAGCAGCCGTTTACTGACGAGGATTTCGGATACCTGAGCGAGCGCGGCATCTAG
- the rsmH gene encoding 16S rRNA (cytosine(1402)-N(4))-methyltransferase RsmH, with the protein METNCVQHKPVLLREVVTFLQPERGGLFVDCTVGLGGHTEAILEASAQARVLGVDRDPQALGVARRRLERFGPRLRLVQADFADLPDVLEQLEEGLAAGVLADLGVSSLQLDSAERGFSFRWNGPLDMRMGNEGPTAADVVNTYSEEELRNILWQHGEERQARRIARALAEERDRKPLETTDDLKRVVYRAKAGGRSGRRGRREGRVDPATRVFQALRIEVNKELSRLETLLDEVIKLVEAEGRLVVISYHSLEDRLVKNSLRRLARGKIDEITGRPHSETRVIEVLTKKPVRPSVEEIEINPRARSARLRAARRL; encoded by the coding sequence ATTGAAACGAATTGCGTGCAACACAAACCGGTCCTTCTTCGCGAAGTCGTCACTTTTCTGCAACCGGAGCGAGGGGGCTTGTTTGTCGATTGCACCGTGGGTCTCGGAGGACACACGGAAGCGATCCTCGAGGCAAGCGCCCAGGCTCGTGTTCTGGGTGTCGATCGCGATCCACAAGCACTGGGGGTGGCGCGGCGGCGTCTCGAGCGATTCGGACCGCGGCTACGACTGGTCCAGGCGGATTTCGCCGATCTTCCAGACGTTCTGGAGCAGCTCGAGGAAGGACTCGCGGCAGGAGTGTTGGCGGATCTCGGGGTCTCGTCGTTACAGCTGGATTCCGCCGAGCGCGGATTCAGCTTCAGGTGGAACGGGCCCCTTGACATGCGAATGGGAAACGAAGGTCCGACGGCAGCTGACGTCGTCAACACATACTCGGAGGAAGAGTTGCGGAACATTCTTTGGCAGCATGGTGAAGAGAGACAGGCGCGTCGGATCGCGAGGGCACTGGCGGAGGAACGTGACAGAAAGCCGCTCGAGACGACGGATGACCTGAAGCGCGTGGTTTACCGGGCCAAGGCCGGAGGCAGGTCCGGCCGTCGCGGCCGCAGGGAGGGTCGGGTGGACCCCGCGACCCGCGTATTTCAGGCGCTCAGAATCGAGGTCAACAAAGAGCTCTCGAGACTCGAAACCCTACTGGACGAGGTCATCAAGCTGGTCGAGGCCGAGGGCCGACTGGTGGTGATCTCATATCACAGCCTGGAGGATCGCCTGGTAAAGAACTCGTTGCGGCGGCTTGCTCGAGGCAAGATCGACGAGATCACCGGCCGGCCCCACTCGGAGACCAGGGTCATCGAGGTTCTCACCAAGAAGCCGGTGCGTCCGTCCGTAGAGGAGATCGAGATCAATCCGCGGGCTAGGTCTGCCCGGCTGCGGGCGGCGAGGAGGTTGTAG
- a CDS encoding cell division protein FtsL, translating into MRRSYAVVRPVSNTYLIRERDRRRRRELLWVASVLLPLGACALVYVWLHVEVLRVGYRIHDLEKRVEQQVELERRLGLEASFLESPKRIEERAIAELGMSPPAAEQLIFAEVAR; encoded by the coding sequence GTGAGGCGTTCGTATGCGGTCGTTCGGCCGGTCAGCAACACCTACCTCATTCGGGAGCGTGATCGCCGACGCCGTCGAGAGCTTCTCTGGGTGGCGAGCGTCTTGCTGCCGCTCGGAGCCTGTGCTCTGGTCTACGTGTGGCTTCACGTCGAGGTGCTCCGGGTCGGCTATCGCATCCATGACCTCGAAAAGCGGGTCGAACAGCAGGTGGAGCTTGAACGACGCCTTGGGCTCGAAGCGTCGTTTCTCGAGAGCCCCAAGCGAATCGAAGAGCGTGCCATTGCCGAGCTCGGGATGTCGCCACCGGCGGCGGAACAGCTGATCTTCGCCGAGGTGGCACGGTGA
- a CDS encoding PASTA domain-containing protein: MKGRLVVFLVVMALWAAGISARLYQLQVVEHESYARRAFDQQLQMVDLAPPRGTIFDARGRKLAVSMAVDSAYVLPHKLADVEDAAERIAPILGSTPAGVLERLIDERPWLWLTRQLDPPVAEALRKLDIEGIGFVEESKRFYPLDELAGPVLGFVGTDHSGLAGLELAYDSVVSGEPMRRRFLKDALNDRVVAPGFSFIDAAPGADLHLTIDATVQYIVEDELARALEKSHARAGVAVLMQPHTGAILAMASLPAFNPNRFGDYERAQWRNAAVEDAFEPGSTFKAITAAAALERNLIDPMDVIDCEQGEITIGSTRIRDHKPFGELTFREVIARSSNVGAIKAGLRLERSEFFDDTRRFGFGSATDIDLPGENSGIVRGVEKWSKYEAAYLSIGQGISATPVQLIRAFGAMANGGYLVEPHVVATVDRGGRREAPARAESDGPVVSAATLRSLTRLLEAVVEEGGGAQAAVPGYRVAGKTGTAQKALPGVGYLPDRYVASFLGFVPSRRPEVVAMVMLDEPRGLFYGGEVAAPVFAAIMTRVLPYLGVAPGAPEDFEPTLETGAPVPATGTLLARTVRPPTGATTASDEIPDVRGLTAREAIQTLAQSGLRPRLHGSGFVELQSPQAGRPLTEAGGEIEIWLGASS; encoded by the coding sequence GTGAAGGGCCGCCTCGTGGTCTTTTTGGTCGTGATGGCCCTGTGGGCCGCGGGCATCTCGGCTCGGCTCTACCAGTTGCAGGTTGTCGAGCACGAGAGCTACGCACGGCGGGCGTTTGATCAGCAACTCCAGATGGTCGACCTGGCGCCGCCGAGGGGCACGATCTTCGACGCCCGCGGCCGCAAGCTGGCGGTTTCAATGGCGGTCGACTCGGCCTACGTTTTGCCGCACAAGCTGGCCGATGTCGAAGACGCTGCCGAACGGATCGCCCCCATACTCGGTTCGACACCGGCCGGCGTGCTCGAGCGGCTGATCGATGAACGACCATGGCTGTGGTTGACTCGACAGCTCGATCCGCCCGTCGCCGAAGCGCTTCGAAAGCTCGACATCGAGGGCATTGGTTTCGTAGAGGAGAGCAAACGCTTCTATCCCCTGGATGAGCTCGCGGGACCGGTACTCGGGTTCGTGGGGACGGACCATTCGGGGCTGGCGGGCCTCGAATTGGCCTACGATTCGGTCGTCTCGGGCGAGCCGATGCGTCGCCGTTTCCTGAAGGATGCTCTAAACGACCGGGTCGTGGCGCCGGGCTTCTCTTTCATCGACGCCGCGCCCGGGGCCGATCTTCATTTGACCATCGACGCCACGGTTCAGTACATCGTCGAGGACGAGCTCGCTCGAGCCCTCGAAAAGAGTCATGCGCGGGCCGGCGTTGCGGTCCTGATGCAGCCACACACGGGGGCGATTCTCGCGATGGCCTCGCTGCCGGCTTTCAATCCCAATCGGTTCGGCGACTACGAACGAGCTCAATGGCGCAACGCGGCCGTGGAGGATGCATTCGAACCGGGGTCGACCTTCAAGGCGATCACCGCGGCCGCGGCTCTCGAACGCAACCTGATCGACCCCATGGATGTCATCGACTGCGAGCAGGGTGAGATCACGATCGGCTCGACCCGGATTCGGGATCATAAACCCTTCGGGGAGTTGACGTTTCGTGAGGTGATTGCGCGTTCCAGCAACGTCGGGGCGATCAAGGCCGGCCTGCGGCTAGAGCGTTCGGAATTCTTCGATGACACCCGCCGCTTTGGTTTCGGTTCGGCGACCGATATCGATCTTCCGGGTGAGAATTCGGGGATCGTACGCGGCGTCGAGAAGTGGTCGAAGTACGAAGCCGCTTATCTCTCCATCGGTCAGGGAATCTCGGCGACACCGGTCCAGCTGATTCGAGCCTTTGGCGCGATGGCCAACGGTGGCTACCTGGTCGAGCCCCACGTTGTCGCGACCGTCGATCGCGGCGGTCGCCGGGAGGCGCCCGCGCGCGCCGAGTCCGACGGCCCCGTGGTGAGCGCCGCGACCCTGCGGTCCTTGACCCGTCTGCTCGAGGCAGTGGTCGAGGAGGGGGGCGGAGCGCAGGCAGCGGTTCCCGGGTATCGGGTCGCCGGCAAGACCGGTACCGCCCAAAAAGCGCTCCCGGGAGTCGGTTATCTCCCGGATCGCTACGTCGCGAGCTTCTTGGGCTTCGTGCCTTCGCGTCGTCCGGAGGTCGTGGCGATGGTGATGCTCGACGAGCCTAGGGGTCTCTTCTACGGCGGCGAGGTCGCGGCTCCGGTGTTCGCTGCCATCATGACCCGCGTTCTTCCCTACTTGGGAGTTGCTCCCGGTGCTCCCGAGGACTTTGAACCGACACTCGAGACCGGTGCGCCGGTGCCTGCAACCGGCACGTTGCTGGCTCGCACCGTACGGCCCCCAACCGGCGCGACGACAGCAAGCGACGAGATACCCGATGTCCGCGGGCTGACCGCTCGGGAAGCGATTCAGACGCTGGCTCAAAGCGGTCTCAGGCCCAGGCTGCATGGCAGTGGCTTTGTCGAGCTGCAGTCCCCGCAGGCCGGGCGGCCGTTGACCGAGGCTGGAGGAGAGATCGAGATCTGGCTCGGAGCGAGCTCTTGA
- a CDS encoding UDP-N-acetylmuramoyl-L-alanyl-D-glutamate--2,6-diaminopimelate ligase: MRASELIRGLPIEALEQDFEVTGVTHDSRRVRSGDLFVALVGDRFDGRAFVAQARARGAAGVLSVGDPPADYDGPWLRAGDPRAAMGLLAARLHDHPDRDLVMVGVTGTNGKSTVIALVASMLEAAGRPTGTVGTLGHRFEDLAIEAGRTTPEATDLFPLLHDIVERGGQAVVMEVSSHALVLDRAAGVGFDVAAFTNLSRDHFDFHGGFEEYFAAKRRLFEQLKPEGRAVLNVDDPYGRRLADDLGARGVRLTTFGERDGDVSVVEAALSIEGIGATLRTPRGELSVSSRLRGRLNLLNLSAAVACGEALELDAEAVIAGLERLGPVAGRLEPVDRGQPFPVFIDFAHTDAALAASLRSLREIAAGRKIACVFGCGGDRDPGKRVLMGRAAGELADLPIVTSDNPRREDPLAIIAAVEEGLEQSGNDSYRVIPDRREAIARAISIADEDWLVLVAGKGHEEGQIIGDEIRPFSDREELIMALEARLG; the protein is encoded by the coding sequence ATGCGCGCGTCAGAACTGATTCGAGGTTTGCCGATCGAAGCCCTGGAGCAGGACTTCGAAGTCACAGGCGTGACTCACGACTCCCGCAGGGTGCGTAGCGGAGATCTCTTCGTCGCCCTAGTGGGGGACCGTTTCGACGGTCGAGCCTTTGTGGCTCAGGCGCGGGCCAGAGGCGCCGCCGGAGTGCTTTCGGTGGGCGATCCCCCCGCAGACTATGACGGACCCTGGCTACGCGCCGGCGATCCGCGGGCGGCGATGGGGCTTCTGGCCGCTCGGCTGCACGATCATCCGGATCGGGATCTGGTGATGGTTGGGGTAACCGGCACCAACGGCAAGTCCACGGTGATTGCCCTGGTCGCCTCGATGCTGGAAGCCGCGGGCCGCCCCACGGGTACGGTGGGAACACTGGGCCATCGATTCGAAGATCTCGCGATCGAAGCGGGCCGCACGACTCCCGAGGCCACCGACCTGTTCCCCTTGCTGCACGACATCGTCGAGCGCGGCGGCCAAGCGGTTGTGATGGAGGTGTCGTCGCACGCGTTGGTCCTGGATCGCGCCGCCGGCGTGGGTTTCGATGTTGCCGCCTTTACCAATCTCTCACGCGATCACTTTGATTTTCACGGTGGCTTCGAAGAGTACTTCGCCGCCAAGCGCCGACTCTTCGAGCAGCTCAAGCCTGAAGGTCGGGCGGTGTTGAATGTGGACGACCCCTACGGACGCAGGCTCGCCGATGACCTCGGAGCGCGCGGTGTACGCCTTACGACCTTCGGCGAACGTGATGGCGACGTCTCCGTGGTCGAGGCGGCGCTGTCGATTGAAGGAATCGGTGCGACGTTGCGCACGCCCCGAGGCGAGCTCTCGGTCTCGTCGCGGCTTCGCGGGCGCCTCAACCTTCTCAATCTCTCCGCGGCGGTGGCTTGTGGAGAAGCCCTCGAGCTGGACGCCGAGGCGGTCATCGCGGGTCTGGAGCGGCTCGGCCCGGTGGCCGGCCGTCTCGAGCCGGTCGATCGCGGTCAGCCCTTTCCGGTATTCATCGACTTTGCCCACACCGATGCGGCGTTGGCCGCCAGTTTGCGCTCGCTGCGCGAGATCGCGGCTGGTCGCAAGATCGCCTGCGTCTTCGGTTGTGGGGGCGATCGCGATCCGGGAAAACGAGTGCTCATGGGTCGCGCCGCCGGCGAGCTTGCGGACCTGCCGATCGTGACATCGGACAATCCCCGTCGCGAGGATCCTCTGGCGATCATTGCCGCGGTTGAAGAGGGGCTCGAGCAGAGCGGTAACGACTCGTACCGAGTGATTCCGGATCGTCGCGAAGCGATCGCTCGGGCGATCTCGATTGCCGACGAAGACTGGCTGGTTCTGGTTGCCGGTAAGGGGCACGAGGAAGGTCAGATCATCGGCGACGAGATCCGGCCGTTCTCCGATCGCGAGGAGCTGATCATGGCGCTGGAGGCCCGACTTGGCTAG
- a CDS encoding UDP-N-acetylmuramoyl-tripeptide--D-alanyl-D-alanine ligase has product MASGTMREAAEAMRGQLIYGDPDARWTGAALDSRRITGGELFFAFSGEQTDGHRFVDDSLSRGAAGAVVEELVAPTVAGGLIKVDDSLAALHSLTRHVRERLPERLIAITGSTGKTTTKDLLAQMLEKRFTVARNPGNLNNLLGFPISLLGVPDQTEWMVAEMGMSTPGELRQLAELGRPDFVIYTNVRPVHLEFFESLQGIAEAKAEILEGLSAEGTVIANADDPELVRIASRYPGRKVWYGLEQDAEFRAEDVVELAGGGSRFVFRVGNDRHSADLPLYGRYNVENFLAAAACAYTVGLRVEEILEAASKAEPGSMRGVIHRLPEGAYLVDDSYNSNPDALSQSLASARALEGRRYWAVLGSMLELGGGSPDFHRQLGREAAGLGFAPVLAVGAEARALAEGVSEAGGSAIWMENAEEAAVAALKELEPGDVVLVKGSRGIGLDVVVNRLLSGGKE; this is encoded by the coding sequence TTGGCTAGCGGAACGATGCGGGAAGCCGCCGAAGCCATGCGTGGACAGTTGATCTACGGCGATCCGGACGCGCGCTGGACGGGTGCGGCGCTCGACTCGCGCCGGATTACAGGCGGTGAGCTGTTCTTTGCGTTCTCCGGCGAGCAGACGGACGGTCATCGGTTCGTGGATGACTCGCTCAGTCGTGGCGCCGCGGGCGCCGTGGTCGAGGAGTTGGTGGCGCCGACGGTCGCCGGCGGGCTGATCAAGGTCGACGATTCCCTGGCGGCTCTTCATTCCCTCACCCGCCACGTCCGCGAGCGTCTGCCGGAGCGCCTGATCGCGATCACCGGGTCCACGGGCAAGACCACGACCAAGGACCTCCTGGCACAGATGCTGGAGAAACGATTCACGGTGGCACGCAACCCGGGCAACCTCAACAATCTGCTCGGATTCCCGATCTCGCTTCTCGGCGTCCCGGATCAGACGGAGTGGATGGTGGCCGAAATGGGCATGTCGACTCCAGGCGAGCTGCGTCAGCTTGCCGAGCTGGGCCGTCCCGATTTCGTCATCTACACCAACGTGCGGCCGGTACACCTCGAATTCTTCGAGAGTCTTCAGGGTATTGCCGAAGCCAAGGCGGAGATTCTTGAGGGCCTTTCCGCCGAAGGCACGGTCATCGCGAACGCCGACGATCCGGAGCTGGTTCGAATCGCCTCCCGCTACCCGGGGCGGAAAGTCTGGTACGGGCTCGAACAGGACGCCGAGTTTCGTGCTGAGGATGTGGTCGAGCTCGCAGGCGGCGGCAGCCGGTTCGTCTTCCGTGTCGGGAACGATCGCCATTCGGCGGATCTGCCGCTCTACGGGCGTTACAACGTCGAGAACTTCCTGGCCGCGGCGGCCTGTGCGTACACCGTCGGGCTGCGGGTCGAGGAGATCCTTGAGGCCGCCTCGAAGGCCGAGCCCGGGTCGATGCGTGGCGTGATTCATCGCCTGCCCGAGGGCGCCTACCTGGTAGACGACAGCTATAACTCGAATCCCGACGCGCTGTCCCAGTCGCTGGCTAGCGCTCGAGCCCTCGAGGGCAGACGCTATTGGGCCGTACTCGGGTCGATGCTCGAGCTCGGTGGGGGATCGCCCGACTTCCACCGCCAGCTCGGCCGCGAGGCGGCAGGCCTTGGCTTTGCTCCGGTTCTGGCGGTGGGCGCAGAGGCGCGCGCGCTGGCCGAGGGCGTAAGCGAGGCCGGTGGCTCGGCGATCTGGATGGAGAACGCCGAGGAAGCAGCGGTCGCGGCCCTCAAGGAGCTCGAGCCCGGCGATGTTGTTCTGGTCAAGGGCTCGCGGGGCATCGGTCTCGATGTCGTGGTGAATCGACTGCTCTCGGGAGGGAAAGAGTAG
- a CDS encoding phospho-N-acetylmuramoyl-pentapeptide-transferase, giving the protein MLYHLLFPLAERIAAFNVFRYITFRSAGAIVTAVILSLVLGPWFIRRLQSWSIGQSIREEGPESHHTKAGTPTMGGLLILFAVLVSTLLWANLGDPLIWLVVAVTVAFGLIGFADDWLKIRRRHSRGLSAATKFLLQALVGAVAAIVMLSLPGEFEVASTIALPFFKNAVFNIGWLFVPFVALLLVGSSNAVNLTDGLDGLAIGAVLIAAATYGIFAYVAGNAVVADYLQVPFVRGVGEVAVFCSALVGASIGFLWFNAHPAEVFMGDVGSLALGGAIGTVAVLSKQEIVLVLVGGLFVMEALSVILQVTSFKLTGKRVLRMAPIHHHFELSGWSEPKIIVRFWILAFLFSLIGLSTLKLR; this is encoded by the coding sequence GTGCTTTACCACCTGCTGTTTCCGTTGGCCGAGCGCATCGCGGCTTTCAACGTTTTTCGCTACATCACGTTTCGATCGGCCGGTGCGATCGTGACGGCTGTGATTCTCTCGCTCGTCCTCGGCCCCTGGTTCATACGCCGGCTCCAGAGTTGGTCGATCGGTCAGAGCATCCGTGAAGAGGGGCCCGAAAGCCATCACACGAAGGCCGGTACCCCCACCATGGGCGGACTGCTGATTCTGTTCGCGGTTCTCGTGTCGACTCTGCTCTGGGCGAACCTCGGAGACCCCTTGATCTGGCTGGTGGTGGCCGTCACGGTCGCGTTCGGGCTGATCGGCTTTGCCGATGATTGGCTCAAGATCCGCCGTCGGCACAGCCGCGGCCTGAGCGCGGCAACCAAATTTCTCCTACAAGCACTGGTCGGGGCGGTCGCGGCGATCGTCATGCTGTCGCTGCCCGGGGAGTTCGAAGTGGCCTCGACGATCGCGCTCCCGTTCTTCAAGAACGCGGTCTTCAACATCGGCTGGCTCTTCGTGCCCTTCGTTGCGCTGCTCCTGGTCGGATCGTCGAACGCGGTCAATCTGACCGACGGACTCGACGGCCTGGCGATCGGCGCGGTGCTGATTGCCGCGGCGACCTACGGCATCTTCGCCTACGTTGCCGGGAACGCGGTGGTCGCCGACTATCTTCAGGTTCCATTCGTTCGCGGTGTGGGCGAGGTGGCGGTGTTTTGCAGCGCTCTGGTCGGGGCAAGCATCGGGTTCCTGTGGTTCAACGCCCATCCGGCCGAGGTCTTCATGGGCGACGTGGGCTCGCTGGCGTTGGGCGGCGCGATTGGAACCGTGGCCGTGCTCTCCAAGCAGGAGATTGTCCTGGTTCTGGTCGGCGGACTGTTCGTGATGGAGGCCCTGTCGGTCATCCTGCAGGTGACATCTTTCAAGCTCACCGGCAAGAGGGTGCTGCGCATGGCGCCGATCCACCACCACTTCGAGCTGAGTGGCTGGTCGGAGCCCAAGATCATCGTGCGCTTCTGGATTCTCGCGTTTCTCTTTTCGTTGATTGGACTGTCGACGTTGAAGTTGAGATGA
- the murD gene encoding UDP-N-acetylmuramoyl-L-alanine--D-glutamate ligase, whose translation MKQDQEQRTWQRVLVYGLGASGAAAAEFLRDRGIGVVGVDRRYAEDLELGALAAGAAGADVELVLGEEPSRLPPAIDAVVVSPGIPLDRPILKQARKRAIPVLAEVELAFPHLDGRVVGITGSNGKSTTTAMTGALLEASGIAAEVCGNIGVPLVSVVDGAPDRVFVVELSSFQLETVSRFRPKAAALLNVSPDHLDRHGTLESYLAVKANLFARQQENDFAVLNADDPLVRRVGTHARKRYFSRHEKVEDGCYLDGDLVVEVDPETGARELFRSSDVGQLGAHNLENAMAAALLARSMGAAPGGFSAALARFEGLPHRMETVALIDGVHWIDDSKGTNVAAVLKSLEAMPEGTVHLILGGRGKGESFGPLRQPVSEKAARAYLIGETAAELRTELEGSTPLEDAGDLESAVRRAAEEAVRGETVLLSPACTSFDQYSNFAARGDHFHQLVCALVSARSAEGDPADEDPIGGGSNG comes from the coding sequence ATGAAGCAGGACCAAGAACAGCGAACCTGGCAGCGGGTTCTGGTGTATGGCCTCGGCGCCTCCGGGGCGGCAGCCGCGGAATTTCTCCGCGATCGCGGCATCGGAGTGGTGGGTGTCGACCGGCGTTACGCCGAGGATCTGGAGCTTGGCGCCCTCGCCGCGGGCGCCGCTGGCGCGGATGTCGAGCTGGTCTTGGGTGAGGAGCCGAGCCGGCTGCCGCCGGCAATCGACGCGGTGGTGGTCAGCCCGGGGATACCACTCGACAGGCCGATCCTGAAACAGGCCCGGAAGCGGGCCATCCCGGTGCTGGCCGAGGTCGAGCTCGCCTTTCCGCATCTGGACGGCCGGGTGGTGGGCATCACGGGCAGCAACGGCAAGAGTACGACCACAGCCATGACCGGAGCGCTGCTCGAGGCTTCCGGAATTGCTGCGGAGGTCTGCGGCAATATCGGAGTTCCCCTGGTGTCGGTAGTCGATGGGGCACCGGACCGAGTTTTCGTCGTCGAGCTGTCTAGCTTTCAGCTCGAGACGGTCTCCAGGTTTCGGCCCAAGGCGGCGGCTCTGCTCAACGTGTCACCGGATCATCTGGATCGACACGGTACCTTGGAAAGCTATCTCGCGGTCAAGGCGAACCTGTTCGCGCGCCAGCAAGAGAACGACTTCGCGGTTCTCAACGCGGACGATCCCTTGGTGCGTCGGGTTGGTACCCACGCACGCAAGCGCTATTTCTCGCGCCACGAGAAGGTCGAAGACGGCTGCTATCTCGACGGAGATCTCGTGGTGGAAGTCGATCCCGAAACCGGTGCGCGCGAGCTGTTTCGTAGCTCGGACGTGGGACAGCTGGGAGCGCACAACCTCGAGAATGCGATGGCGGCCGCGCTTCTGGCTCGCTCGATGGGGGCCGCTCCGGGCGGTTTCAGCGCCGCGCTGGCTCGATTCGAAGGACTCCCTCATCGAATGGAGACCGTTGCGCTCATCGACGGCGTTCACTGGATCGACGATTCGAAGGGCACCAATGTGGCCGCGGTGCTCAAGTCGCTCGAAGCCATGCCGGAGGGCACCGTACATCTGATTCTCGGCGGTCGAGGCAAGGGCGAGAGTTTCGGGCCGTTGCGTCAGCCGGTGAGCGAGAAGGCGGCTCGTGCCTACTTGATCGGAGAGACCGCGGCCGAGCTTCGAACGGAGCTCGAGGGCTCGACGCCGCTGGAAGACGCCGGCGATCTCGAATCGGCGGTGCGGCGCGCGGCCGAAGAGGCCGTGCGAGGCGAAACCGTTCTTCTGTCGCCGGCCTGTACGAGCTTCGATCAGTACTCGAACTTCGCGGCGCGCGGCGACCACTTCCACCAGCTCGTCTGTGCTTTGGTCTCGGCGCGGTCGGCCGAAGGAGATCCGGCCGATGAAGATCCGATCGGAGGAGGCTCGAATGGCTAA